One region of Culex pipiens pallens isolate TS chromosome 2, TS_CPP_V2, whole genome shotgun sequence genomic DNA includes:
- the LOC120422976 gene encoding uncharacterized protein LOC120422976 isoform X1: MGRNSRNSSLFFKCKNVPYSSRPRHRVQNAPSGQNDTRDVSSMRAALNEEVSRHPHAAGVNLIGVPSSLRMEQSSPTTEHPLPHHDSATEINSIGAHGESIVDPGVLTTCEEVNKDQIFKKKNFSKLPQFTFQTQQVPMEEDNEQAITTKTWEDLGNGNRSETFLFDLSDTELMDEDSDVDLSEDESSTLNDSQSFEESFDDEEADEIPAKKDEEPLHPSLPLSKQDVLQLVLIYFMRHKLTNVALCDLLAMINVIIGKKSLPENYETFSNYFSFDKYQRQFICSSCGLYTGEEKGVCTNCSGTKFSFFVVFDIAANIANILKRNWSSIVEHKQKSKSSPVVTDIVNAAMYKHKTSKHNITLSMNTDGVKVFNSSKRSLWPVMFQVNDLPPKVKFLRKNIVVAALWLGDHEPPMDAYLKPVMEILNTLFTGGLDIGIVKIDKIEVTACLADTLGRCKIQNFKQFNGYEACGFCYHPGDLNGRQVRYGYRTTVVKRNHYDTLKAMTTSAATNQSIKGVKGISPLIYLPNFDLIRGCPIDFMHCVLLGVCKQLCKIWFETPRSTCYVKSKISSIDSFLMTILDFNESSRRPRKISDRASWKANEWLHWLIHYSVVPLKFILPSPFYKHFLLLVRTISDLLQNSISEETFNICEQRMQKFVESFENLYGLQEMLYNVHLLTHIVDCSKDHGPLWAFSLLPFEDMNGVFKKFIKGPKEPLIQISNRCSIQSYVHNSLIESSPSTIDYLTKLNSIKYCESKKTDYTFNLDISIPNLYSSNRQFTVFSRLKFLNFLYKPMNYDSNDQKHSNKSNNDCYFSVEEDGEFIFGAIQKILSDANGFYFLISPLEIKAVNDLLLEAQFVKQKNVLVKINDTLTKYLLLEFKGRMFLRKLMYTLHVD; the protein is encoded by the exons ATGGGACGAAATTCGCGCAACAGTTCgttgttttttaaatgcaaaaatgttcCCTACAGTTCGAGGCCG CGTCATCGTGTACAGAACGCTCCATCAGGCCAAAACGATACTCGGGATGTTAGTTCAATGAGGGCAGCTTTGAATGAAGAG GTTTCTCGTCATCCACATGCAGCAGGTGTGAACTTAATTGGTGTACCTTCATCATTACGGATGGAACAAAGTTCGCCGACAACAGAGCACCCA CTCCCGCATCATGACAGTGCAACGGAAATTAACAGTATTGGTGCTCATGGCGAATCTATAGTCGATCCTGGTGTACTGACTACGTGCGAGGAGGTAAACaaggatcaaatatttaaaaaaaaaaacttctcaaaattgCCTCAATTTACCTTTCAGACCCAACAAGTACCAATGGAAGAAGATAATGAACAAGCCATTACAACGAAGACCTGGGAAGATTTGGGGAACGGAAACAGATCAGAgacatttttgtttgatttgtcgGACACCGAGCTCATggacgaagattccgatgtTGATTTATCCGAGGACGAAAGCTCTACTCTAAACGATAGTCAAAGTTTTGAAGAGTCTTTTGACGATGAGGAAGCTGACGAAATACCAGCG aaaaaagACGAAGAACCGTTACATCCGTCCCTGCCACTTTCAAAACAAGATGTATTGCAATTAGTCCTAATCTATTTTATGCGACATAAACTAACCAACGTGGCGTTGTGCGATTTACTTGCCATGATCAACGTAATcataggaaaaaaaagtttgccggAAAATTACGAAACATTCAgcaattatttttcttttgataaATACCAAAGACAGTTTATCTGTTCTAGTTGCGGCTTATACACTGGAGAGGAAAAGGGTGTTTGCACAAATTGCTCGGGCACAAAGTTttcgttttttgtcgtttttgacaTCGCTGCAAACATcgccaatattttgaaaagaaacTGGAGTTCCATTGTAGAAcataaacaaaaaagcaaatctTCTCCCGTTGTCACTGACATTGTAAATGCTGCAATGTATAAACATAAAACTTCTAAACATAACATAACTTTGTCGATGAACACAGATGGAGTAAAAGTATTTAACTCGTCGAAACGTTCCCTTTGGCCGGTTATGTTTCAAGTAAACGATTTACCACccaaagtaaaatttttaagaaaaaatatcgtGGTTGCGGCCTTGTGGCTAGGAGATCATGAGCCACCGATGGATGCTTACCTCAAACCTGTCATGGAGATTTTGAATACGTTGTTTACCGGAGGATTAGACATTGGAATcgtgaaaattgataaaattgag GTGACGGCATGTCTCGCCGACACTTTGGGACGGTGTAAGATACAAAACTTTAAACAATTCAATGGTTACGAAGCGTGCGGTTTCTGTTATCACCCTGGCGATTTGAATGGCAGGCAGGTGCGTTATGGATACAGAACAACTGTTGTTAAACGGAATCATTACGACACATTAAAAGCCATGACTACCAGTGCAGCTACAAATCAGTCTATTAAAGGAGTAAAAGGGATCTCACCATTAATTTATCTCCCTAATTTTGACTTAATTAGAGGTTGTCCAATAGATTTCATGCATTGTGTTTTGCTAGGTGTTTGCAAGCAGCTTTGTAAAATTTGGTTCGAGACTCCGCGGAGTACATGTTATGTTAAAAGTAAAATCAGCTCAATCGATAGTTTCTTAATGACAATACTAGATTTTAACGAATCGTCCAGGAGGCCTAGAAAAATAAGCGATCGTGCAAGTTGGAAAGCCAACGAGTGGCTTCATTGGCTGATCCATTACAGTGTCGTTCCGCTAAAGTTTATTCTTCCTTCTCCGTTCTACAAACATTTTCTGTTGTTGGTAAGAACAATTTCAGATCTGCTACAAAATTCTATTAGTGAAGAAACATTCAACATTTGTGAACAAAGAATGCAGAAGTTTGTggaatcatttgaaaatttatatggatTACAAGAAATGTTATATAATGTTCACCTTTTGACACATATTGTTGATTGTTCAAAAGACCACGGTCCACTGTGGGCATTTTCTCTCTTACCATTTGAGGATATGAATggagtgtttaaaaaatttatcaaaGGGCCAAAGGAACCACTCATTCAAATATCAAACCGTTGCTCAATTCAGTCGTATGTGCACAATTCGTTAATAGAAAGCTCGCCCAGTACaattgattatctaactaaacTAAACTCGATAAAATACTGTGAATCCAAAAAAACTGACTACACTTTCaatttagatatctcaattcctaatttgtactcttcaaacagacaatttacagttttttctcgacttaagtttttaaattttttgtataaGCCTATGAACTATGACAGTAACgatcaaaaacattcaaacaaatcaaacaatgaCTGCTATTTTAGCGTTGAAGAGGACGGTGAATTCATATTTGGagcaattcaaaaaattttatctgatgcaaatggattttattttttaattagtcCTTTAGAAATAAAAGCTGTAAATGATTTATTATTAGAGGCACAATTTGTAAAACAGAAGAATGTACTCGTGAAGATTAATGATACacttacaaaatatttattacTAGAATTTAAGGGAAGAATGTTTCTGCGAAAACTTATGTATACACTTCACGTTGACTGA
- the LOC120422976 gene encoding uncharacterized protein LOC120422976 isoform X2: MGRNSRNSSLFFKCKNVPYSSRPRHRVQNAPSGQNDTRDVSSMRAALNEEVSRHPHAAGVNLIGVPSSLRMEQSSPTTEHPLPHHDSATEINSIGAHGESIVDPGVLTTCEETQQVPMEEDNEQAITTKTWEDLGNGNRSETFLFDLSDTELMDEDSDVDLSEDESSTLNDSQSFEESFDDEEADEIPAKKDEEPLHPSLPLSKQDVLQLVLIYFMRHKLTNVALCDLLAMINVIIGKKSLPENYETFSNYFSFDKYQRQFICSSCGLYTGEEKGVCTNCSGTKFSFFVVFDIAANIANILKRNWSSIVEHKQKSKSSPVVTDIVNAAMYKHKTSKHNITLSMNTDGVKVFNSSKRSLWPVMFQVNDLPPKVKFLRKNIVVAALWLGDHEPPMDAYLKPVMEILNTLFTGGLDIGIVKIDKIEVTACLADTLGRCKIQNFKQFNGYEACGFCYHPGDLNGRQVRYGYRTTVVKRNHYDTLKAMTTSAATNQSIKGVKGISPLIYLPNFDLIRGCPIDFMHCVLLGVCKQLCKIWFETPRSTCYVKSKISSIDSFLMTILDFNESSRRPRKISDRASWKANEWLHWLIHYSVVPLKFILPSPFYKHFLLLVRTISDLLQNSISEETFNICEQRMQKFVESFENLYGLQEMLYNVHLLTHIVDCSKDHGPLWAFSLLPFEDMNGVFKKFIKGPKEPLIQISNRCSIQSYVHNSLIESSPSTIDYLTKLNSIKYCESKKTDYTFNLDISIPNLYSSNRQFTVFSRLKFLNFLYKPMNYDSNDQKHSNKSNNDCYFSVEEDGEFIFGAIQKILSDANGFYFLISPLEIKAVNDLLLEAQFVKQKNVLVKINDTLTKYLLLEFKGRMFLRKLMYTLHVD, encoded by the exons ATGGGACGAAATTCGCGCAACAGTTCgttgttttttaaatgcaaaaatgttcCCTACAGTTCGAGGCCG CGTCATCGTGTACAGAACGCTCCATCAGGCCAAAACGATACTCGGGATGTTAGTTCAATGAGGGCAGCTTTGAATGAAGAG GTTTCTCGTCATCCACATGCAGCAGGTGTGAACTTAATTGGTGTACCTTCATCATTACGGATGGAACAAAGTTCGCCGACAACAGAGCACCCA CTCCCGCATCATGACAGTGCAACGGAAATTAACAGTATTGGTGCTCATGGCGAATCTATAGTCGATCCTGGTGTACTGACTACGTGCGAGGAG ACCCAACAAGTACCAATGGAAGAAGATAATGAACAAGCCATTACAACGAAGACCTGGGAAGATTTGGGGAACGGAAACAGATCAGAgacatttttgtttgatttgtcgGACACCGAGCTCATggacgaagattccgatgtTGATTTATCCGAGGACGAAAGCTCTACTCTAAACGATAGTCAAAGTTTTGAAGAGTCTTTTGACGATGAGGAAGCTGACGAAATACCAGCG aaaaaagACGAAGAACCGTTACATCCGTCCCTGCCACTTTCAAAACAAGATGTATTGCAATTAGTCCTAATCTATTTTATGCGACATAAACTAACCAACGTGGCGTTGTGCGATTTACTTGCCATGATCAACGTAATcataggaaaaaaaagtttgccggAAAATTACGAAACATTCAgcaattatttttcttttgataaATACCAAAGACAGTTTATCTGTTCTAGTTGCGGCTTATACACTGGAGAGGAAAAGGGTGTTTGCACAAATTGCTCGGGCACAAAGTTttcgttttttgtcgtttttgacaTCGCTGCAAACATcgccaatattttgaaaagaaacTGGAGTTCCATTGTAGAAcataaacaaaaaagcaaatctTCTCCCGTTGTCACTGACATTGTAAATGCTGCAATGTATAAACATAAAACTTCTAAACATAACATAACTTTGTCGATGAACACAGATGGAGTAAAAGTATTTAACTCGTCGAAACGTTCCCTTTGGCCGGTTATGTTTCAAGTAAACGATTTACCACccaaagtaaaatttttaagaaaaaatatcgtGGTTGCGGCCTTGTGGCTAGGAGATCATGAGCCACCGATGGATGCTTACCTCAAACCTGTCATGGAGATTTTGAATACGTTGTTTACCGGAGGATTAGACATTGGAATcgtgaaaattgataaaattgag GTGACGGCATGTCTCGCCGACACTTTGGGACGGTGTAAGATACAAAACTTTAAACAATTCAATGGTTACGAAGCGTGCGGTTTCTGTTATCACCCTGGCGATTTGAATGGCAGGCAGGTGCGTTATGGATACAGAACAACTGTTGTTAAACGGAATCATTACGACACATTAAAAGCCATGACTACCAGTGCAGCTACAAATCAGTCTATTAAAGGAGTAAAAGGGATCTCACCATTAATTTATCTCCCTAATTTTGACTTAATTAGAGGTTGTCCAATAGATTTCATGCATTGTGTTTTGCTAGGTGTTTGCAAGCAGCTTTGTAAAATTTGGTTCGAGACTCCGCGGAGTACATGTTATGTTAAAAGTAAAATCAGCTCAATCGATAGTTTCTTAATGACAATACTAGATTTTAACGAATCGTCCAGGAGGCCTAGAAAAATAAGCGATCGTGCAAGTTGGAAAGCCAACGAGTGGCTTCATTGGCTGATCCATTACAGTGTCGTTCCGCTAAAGTTTATTCTTCCTTCTCCGTTCTACAAACATTTTCTGTTGTTGGTAAGAACAATTTCAGATCTGCTACAAAATTCTATTAGTGAAGAAACATTCAACATTTGTGAACAAAGAATGCAGAAGTTTGTggaatcatttgaaaatttatatggatTACAAGAAATGTTATATAATGTTCACCTTTTGACACATATTGTTGATTGTTCAAAAGACCACGGTCCACTGTGGGCATTTTCTCTCTTACCATTTGAGGATATGAATggagtgtttaaaaaatttatcaaaGGGCCAAAGGAACCACTCATTCAAATATCAAACCGTTGCTCAATTCAGTCGTATGTGCACAATTCGTTAATAGAAAGCTCGCCCAGTACaattgattatctaactaaacTAAACTCGATAAAATACTGTGAATCCAAAAAAACTGACTACACTTTCaatttagatatctcaattcctaatttgtactcttcaaacagacaatttacagttttttctcgacttaagtttttaaattttttgtataaGCCTATGAACTATGACAGTAACgatcaaaaacattcaaacaaatcaaacaatgaCTGCTATTTTAGCGTTGAAGAGGACGGTGAATTCATATTTGGagcaattcaaaaaattttatctgatgcaaatggattttattttttaattagtcCTTTAGAAATAAAAGCTGTAAATGATTTATTATTAGAGGCACAATTTGTAAAACAGAAGAATGTACTCGTGAAGATTAATGATACacttacaaaatatttattacTAGAATTTAAGGGAAGAATGTTTCTGCGAAAACTTATGTATACACTTCACGTTGACTGA
- the LOC120422976 gene encoding uncharacterized protein LOC120422976 isoform X3, with product MGRNSRNSSLFFKCKNVPYSSRPRHRVQNAPSGQNDTRDVSSMRAALNEEVSRHPHAAGVNLIGVPSSLRMEQSSPTTEHPLPHHDSATEINSIGAHGESIVDPGVLTTCEEVNKDQIFKKKNFSKLPQFTFQTQQVPMEEDNEQAITTKTWEDLGNGNRSETFLFDLSDTELMDEDSDVDLSEDESSTLNDSQSFEESFDDEEADEIPAKKDEEPLHPSLPLSKQDVLQLVLIYFMRHKLTNVALCDLLAMINVIIGKKSLPENYETFSNYFSFDKYQRQFICSSCGLYTGEEKGVCTNCSGTKFSFFVVFDIAANIANILKRNWSSIVEHKQKSKSSPVVTDIVNAAMYKHKTSKHNITLSMNTDGVKVFNSSKRSLWPVMFQVNDLPPKVKFLRKNIVVAALWLGDHEPPMDAYLKPVMEILNTLFTGGLDIGIVKIDKIEVIISLGKKPNLSSMLNLNSLPDYFLFAVSLGDGMSRRHFGTV from the exons ATGGGACGAAATTCGCGCAACAGTTCgttgttttttaaatgcaaaaatgttcCCTACAGTTCGAGGCCG CGTCATCGTGTACAGAACGCTCCATCAGGCCAAAACGATACTCGGGATGTTAGTTCAATGAGGGCAGCTTTGAATGAAGAG GTTTCTCGTCATCCACATGCAGCAGGTGTGAACTTAATTGGTGTACCTTCATCATTACGGATGGAACAAAGTTCGCCGACAACAGAGCACCCA CTCCCGCATCATGACAGTGCAACGGAAATTAACAGTATTGGTGCTCATGGCGAATCTATAGTCGATCCTGGTGTACTGACTACGTGCGAGGAGGTAAACaaggatcaaatatttaaaaaaaaaaacttctcaaaattgCCTCAATTTACCTTTCAGACCCAACAAGTACCAATGGAAGAAGATAATGAACAAGCCATTACAACGAAGACCTGGGAAGATTTGGGGAACGGAAACAGATCAGAgacatttttgtttgatttgtcgGACACCGAGCTCATggacgaagattccgatgtTGATTTATCCGAGGACGAAAGCTCTACTCTAAACGATAGTCAAAGTTTTGAAGAGTCTTTTGACGATGAGGAAGCTGACGAAATACCAGCG aaaaaagACGAAGAACCGTTACATCCGTCCCTGCCACTTTCAAAACAAGATGTATTGCAATTAGTCCTAATCTATTTTATGCGACATAAACTAACCAACGTGGCGTTGTGCGATTTACTTGCCATGATCAACGTAATcataggaaaaaaaagtttgccggAAAATTACGAAACATTCAgcaattatttttcttttgataaATACCAAAGACAGTTTATCTGTTCTAGTTGCGGCTTATACACTGGAGAGGAAAAGGGTGTTTGCACAAATTGCTCGGGCACAAAGTTttcgttttttgtcgtttttgacaTCGCTGCAAACATcgccaatattttgaaaagaaacTGGAGTTCCATTGTAGAAcataaacaaaaaagcaaatctTCTCCCGTTGTCACTGACATTGTAAATGCTGCAATGTATAAACATAAAACTTCTAAACATAACATAACTTTGTCGATGAACACAGATGGAGTAAAAGTATTTAACTCGTCGAAACGTTCCCTTTGGCCGGTTATGTTTCAAGTAAACGATTTACCACccaaagtaaaatttttaagaaaaaatatcgtGGTTGCGGCCTTGTGGCTAGGAGATCATGAGCCACCGATGGATGCTTACCTCAAACCTGTCATGGAGATTTTGAATACGTTGTTTACCGGAGGATTAGACATTGGAATcgtgaaaattgataaaattgaggTAATAATATCATTAGGAAAAAAACCTAATTTGTCTTCAATGTTGAATTTAAATTCATTACCTGACTATTTTCTTTTTGCTGTTTCCTTAGGTGACGGCATGTCTCGCCGACACTTTGGGACGGTGTAA
- the LOC120422977 gene encoding uncharacterized protein LOC120422977, with amino-acid sequence MPPKRRVKLPQSDTEKLQREGANAKNVGYLKEKLAQIQSQLKEEEGRAGTSADNSLSDEDAMENGIPTDDELVRPPSPARSDGLEGQDLDENGEESSQERSVLMDDLEEVNSAQDINSEERSFADESSSSRDIFEDSPRAAIPPSNQLNKDAPEPEGERIEEVVPKAEYDKLFQKLSKKRVEYLNLRKRFQKLEIQYTELKEVCSDQAKENYKLRNDGEEVELFAAEDGIQLTSVQIKDISLASKNPFVFAQNLAVAIFGPQTLRQMSVTGRAWTQSSDKIAKPKIPENVLTFIYSKVLERVMFEKGPNKSAVLASAKPAQINRALAEKISNLRKAHRLRLANERAACAPYLPPAQSSDDEEPGPALPGKLPKASAGRSEKKSDTQSGATGIKEKPSQNQPDDQFVAPAGLGKTARTDSMLHRKSLAQTQPVSDRLVPTKNRSMLETMSSGQLSQPVGRPFDTKEVSQKSELGKVDENRKSSSHIQPQRLQPEVANRSLHSRVENNRAPQKKNSDSQKISDSQKKISDSQKKIIYSQKISDSQKKIIYSQKKIICSQK; translated from the exons ATGCCGCCTAAACGTCGCGTAAAACTACCACAAAGTGACACAG AAAAACTGCAACGCGAAGGTGCCAATGCGAAGAACGTTGGTTATCTCAAGGAAAAG TTGGCGCAGATCCAGAGCCAACTAAAGGAAGAGGAAGGGCGTGCGGGAACCAGTGCTGATAACAGCCTTTCCGACGAGGACGCGATGGAAAACGGAATTCCTACCGATGATGAGCTTGTCCGCCCACCGTCACCGGCCAGAAGTGATGGACTTGAAGGACAAGATCTGGATGAGAATGGTGAGGAGTCATCTCAGGAACGTTCTGTTTTAATGGATGATCTCGAAGAAGTCAACTCTGCTCAAGACATCAACTCAGAGGAGCGTTCATTTGCGGATGAAAGCAGCAGTTCCCGAGACATTTTTGAAGATTCTCCACGTGCTGCCATCCCACCATCAAATCAGCTCAACAAGGATGCTCCCGAACCAGAGGGCGAACGAATCGAAGAAGTTGTTCCGAAAGCGGAATATGACAAGCTTTTTCAAAAGCTGTCGAAAAAACGTGTGGAATACCTAAATCTCCGGAAGAGGTTCCAGAAATTGGAGATCCAGTACACCGAGCTGAAAGAGGTTTGCAGCGACCAAGCCAAGGAGAACTACAAACTCAGAAACGATGGAGAAGAAGTCgag CTCTTTGCTGCTGAGGACGGGATTCAACTAACATCGGTGCAGATTAAGGATATCTCGCTTGCGTCCAAAAATCCATTCGTTTTCGCGCAAAACCTGGCGGTGGCAATATTTGGACCGCAAACATTACGTCAGATGTCAGTAACTGGACGAGCTTGGACCCAATCGAGCGACAAAATCGCCAAACCAAAGATACCAGAAAACGTGCTGACCTTTATCTACA GTAAAGTTCTCGAGCGTGTTATGTTCGAAAAGGGTCCGAACAAGTCCGCAGTTCTGGCATCGGCGAAGCCGGCACAGATAAATCGAGCCTTAGCGGAAAAAATCAGTAATCTGAGAAAGGCACACCGCTTGCGTCTGGCGAATGAGCGGGCGGCGTGCGCTCCATATCTACCTCCAGCACAGAGCTCAGACGATGAAGAGCCTGGACCAGCCCTCCCAGGAAAGCTGCCCAAAGCATCGGCTGGCCGGTCAGAGAAAAAAAGCGACACGCAATCGGGAGCAACCGGGATCAAAGAGAAGCCGTCGCAGAACCAACCAGATGACCAGTTCGTGGCACCAGCAGGCCTTGGAAAGACGGCCAGGACTGACTCCATGCTGCATCGCAAATCGCTGGCACAAACGCAGCCTGTTTCCGATCGATTGGTGCCAACTAAGAACAGATCTATGTTGGAGACCATGTCGTCTGGGCAATTATCGCAGCCAGTAGGACGTCCATTTGATACCAAGGAGGTATCACAAAAATCGGAGCTCGGCAAGGTGGATGAGAACCGAAAGTCCAGCAGCCATATCCAGCCGCAGCGACTCCAACCGGAGGTAGCGAACCGATCGCTGCATTCCCGCGTCGAGAACAATCGCGCCCCACAGAAGAAGAACAGCGACTCGCAGAAGATCAGCGACTCGCAGAAGAAGATCAGTGACTCGCAGAAGAAGATCATCTACTCGCAGAAGATTAGCGACTCGCAGAAGAAGATCATCTACTCGCAGAAGAAGATCATCTGCTCGCAGAAGTAG